A part of Ornithodoros turicata isolate Travis unplaced genomic scaffold, ASM3712646v1 Chromosome11, whole genome shotgun sequence genomic DNA contains:
- the LOC135371460 gene encoding uncharacterized protein LOC135371460, whose translation MLVEAQFTYFGMSTQDLATAAGEPTATPAPTPPAFNPFAVELPDKFDFRQPKGWKRWVTRWERYRIISGLQKQDSSTQVNTFLYAMGTGAEDVLVSMRLTDEVANDYDKLKSAFDKYFVPSRNVIYERARFNLRSQLGHETVEEFVKELHRLAEFCEIASLKEELIRDKLVVGLRDSRLSERLQLHSQLTLEKAVTIARNSEAVKGQQNLLRGNEPPSQAPTSNTMLDVVTSGRPASHKGRHSEARPPAHRPAQPKSDPCKWCGSMRFHPRIECPAPGKVCSHCGKLGHFASVCQTTPAPKPASGRGRRGCRPKQSRRALEEVFLDGLQHPSSSDAWFITVLVNGRPIKFKVDTGADVTAVPESALYPETRRSATRPTKRLYGPGKSLINTLGQVHVDMSWNGQTTNQEVFIIDGLQHALLGRPAIKALEVLPQLLEIGHDHGHDCIASMYPELFGGLGLMKATYSIHLVLGPRPYAVTYLRPVPIPLLPSVQAEIHRMEELGVIQKVEHATEWCAPMVVVRKKNGKLRICVDFGELNKQVVRERVIMPTVEENRSKITEAKVFSKLDANAGYWQAPLSRESRELTTFITPFGRYQFLRPPFGIATAPEFFQREMSRILQNLDGTVCHMDDVLIYGKNQEQHDRRLHAALRKLSDAGITLNEEKCQFSRTRIHFLGHVLDERGIYVDPEKTEAIHKMRAPESASELRSLFGMLTHLMKFLPRLAEKTKVLRELLSSDAAWYWGPQHEQSFQQIKKQLTTSPVLAYYSPLRPHTLSVGASSYGLGAVLLQEETDGRRHPVAYASGLLTPTEQRYAQVEKEALAVTWACEKFRMYILGLRFQVESDHKPLVQIFNTKRLDDLTPRLQRLRMLTLEYNFSVTFVLGKQLYTADILSRNPLSRTDDVGGNLESVVAEYEILTVEFLPASHTMLSRIRDALKKDATLHQAMEYCETQWPKFSSRRRTEIRQRG comes from the coding sequence atgtTAGTGGAAGCCCAGTTCACGTACTTTGGAATGTCCACCCAAGACTTAGCAACAGCGGCCGGCGAACCTACGGCTACGCCTGCGCCTACGCCACCTGCGTTCAACCCGTTCGCGGTAGAACTTCCGGACAAGTTCGATTTTCGACAACCGAAGGGGTGGAAGCGCTGGGTGACGAGATGGGAGCGGTACCGGATCATATCGGGCCTGCAGAAACAGGATAGCTCGACACAGGTGAACACGTTCCTGTACGCTATGGGGACCGGGGCAGAAGACGTCCTCGTTTCCATGCGACTAACGGACGAAGTAGCCAACGACTACGACAAGCTCAAGTCAGCCTTCGACAAGTACTTCGTTCCAAGCCGTAATGTGATCTACGAGCGCGCGCGCTTCAACCTGCGCTCTCAGTTGGGACACGAAACGGTGGAAGAATTCGTTAAGGAGTTACACCGGCTAGCAGAGTTctgcgagattgcttcgctcAAAGAAGAACTTATTCGAGACAAGCTGGTTGTTGGCCTCCGGGACAGTCGTCTGAGTGAACGGCTACAATTGCATTCCCAACTCACACTGGAGAAAGCGGTGACAATCGCCCGAAACTCTGAGGCTGTGAAGGGCCAGCAGAATCTTCTTCGCGGGAACGAACCGCCATCGCAGGCACCGACGTCGAATACCATGCTAGACGTCGTCACTTCTGGCAGGCCAGCTTCACACAAGGGACGGCACTCTGAAGCCCGGCCTCCAGCTCATCGACCGGCACAGCCAAAGTCCGATCCCTGCAAATGGTGTGGGTCGATGCGATTCCACCCGAGGATAGAATGCCCTGCACCGGGGAAAGTCTGTAGCCACTGTGGGAAACTGGGCCATTTCGCGTCAGTCTGCCAGACTACACCGGCGCCGAAGCCAGCATCCGGTCGCGGACGGCGTGGGTGCCGGCCCAAGCAATCGCGGAGAGCACTCGAAGAGGTATTCCTCGATGGTCTACAGCATCCCTCATCGTCAGACGCCTGGTTTATTACGGTCCTTGTCAACGGCAGACCAATCAAGTTTAAGGTTGACACTGGAGCAGATGTCACTGCCGTGCCAGAGTCAGCCCTGTATCCGGAGACGCGACGCTCTGCGACACGTCCTACGAAGAGGCTCTACGGCCCCGGCAAGTCCCTGATAAACACTCTAGGTCAAGTACACGTCGACATGAGCTGGAACGGCCAGACGACCAACCAGGAAGTCTTCATCATCGACGGCCTACAACACGCTCTGCTAGGTCGACCAGCCATCAAGGCCTTGGAGGTTCTCCCTCAACTTCTCGAAATCGGACACGATCACGGACACGACTGCATTGCGTCAATGTACCCTGAGCTCTTTGGAGGCCTAGGACTGATGAAGGCAACATACAGCATTCACCTGGTTCTGGGACCGAGGCCATATGCAGTAACTTATCTAAGACCTGTACCTATTCCATTGCTACCAAGTGTACAAGCCGAAATACACCGAATGGAAGAGCTTGGCGTAATTCAAAAGGTAGAGCATGCCACGGAATGGTGCGCACCGATGGTAGTTGTAAGGAAAAAGAACGGCAAGCTACGCATCTGTGTTGATTTCGGCGAGCTCAACAAGCAAGTCGTCCGTGAGCGCGTGATCATGCCGACGGTAGAAGAGAACCGCAGCAAAATCACGGAAGCTAAGGTGTTCAGCAAGCTCGACGCCAATGCTGGATATTGGCAAGCCCCCCTATCACGAGAAAGTCGCGAACTGACCACCTTCATCACCCCGTTCGGAAGATACCAGTTTCTTCGTCCTCCCTTTGGTATCGCGACTGCCCCGGAATTTTTCCAACGAGAGATGTCACGGATACTTCAAAACCTCGACGGTACTGTGTGCCATATGGATGATGTCTTGATCTACGGGAAAAATCAAGAACAACATGACAGGCGTCTCCATGCAGCGTTGCGTAAACTCTCAGACGCGGGCATCACCCTCAACGAGGAGAAATGCCAGTTCAGTAGGACCAGGATACACTTTCTGGGTCACGTTCTGGACGAACGGGGGATCTATGTTGACCCCGAGAAGACCGAAGCCATACACAAGATGCGGGCACCTGAGTCTGCTAGTGAGCTACGGTCGCTCTTCGGGATGCTTACGCACTTGATGAAGTTCCTTCCGCGGTTGGCCGAAAAGACGAAAGTACTTCGTGAACTCCTTTCTTCGGATGCCGCTTGGTACTGGGGTCCACAGCACGAGCAATCGTTCCAACAGATCAAGAAGCAACTCACAACCAGTCCCGTTCTGGCGTACTACTCTCCGTTGCGACCACACACCTTGTCCGTGGGCGCGTCGTCCTACGGCCTCGGAGCAGTGCTGCTCCAGGAGGAAACTGACGGTCGACGTCATCCAGTTGCGTATGCGTCGGGGCTCCTGACTCCGACTGAGCAACGGTATGCACAGGTAGAGAAAGAAGCTCTTGCGGTGACGTGGGCATGCGAAAAGTTTCGTATGTATATCCTGGGCCTTCGCTTTCAGGTGGAGTCTGACCACAAACCCCTCGTGCAAATCTTTAACACCAAGAGGCTCGACGACCTCACTCCGCGCCTACAACGATTGCGTATGCTGACTCTGGAATACAACTTCTCTGTGACGTTCGTACTGGGGAAGCAGCTATACACAGCGGATATCCTGTCAAGAAATCCACTTTCGCGCACCGACGACGTTGGCGGCAACTTGGAGTCGGTAGTGGCAGAATACGAAATCCTCACCGTCGAGTTTTTACCTGCTTCTCACACCATGCTGTCACGCATAAGGGACGCCCTGAAGAAAGATGCGACCCTTCATCAAGCCATGGAGTACTGTGAAACACAGTGGCCAAAGTtctcttccagaagacgtaCGGAAATACGTCAGCGTGGCTGA